In Thioclava sp. GXIMD2076, one DNA window encodes the following:
- a CDS encoding branched-chain amino acid aminotransferase codes for MAFGKNIRTWFDGAWHDGDAMVMRAADHGLWQGSNVFDGARLFGGLVPDLDAHCARLNRSAEALMITPTMDAAEMVEIVREGLKPYGTDTAVYIRPMYWAVNGSELGISPAPNSTGFAISLEEVPMPAEDAATTLTTTQFRRPVLADNVCNAKAGCLYPNNARMLVEAQRKGFGNALVQDALGNVAETASANVWMVRDGEYFTPVANGTFLAGLTRKRHMKNLREAGYTVNETVLTLEDFRKADEVFLTGNFSKVQYVKAFDDVSYEYGPLTRKARELYMDWATSCPL; via the coding sequence ATGGCATTCGGTAAGAATATCCGCACATGGTTTGACGGGGCTTGGCACGATGGCGATGCGATGGTCATGCGCGCGGCAGATCACGGGCTCTGGCAAGGGTCCAATGTCTTTGACGGCGCGCGCCTCTTTGGCGGGCTCGTCCCCGATCTGGACGCCCATTGCGCCCGCCTGAACCGCTCGGCAGAGGCGCTGATGATCACCCCGACGATGGACGCCGCCGAGATGGTCGAGATCGTGCGCGAGGGGCTCAAACCCTATGGCACCGATACCGCCGTCTATATCCGTCCGATGTATTGGGCGGTGAACGGCTCCGAACTGGGGATCTCGCCCGCGCCGAACTCCACCGGCTTCGCGATCAGCCTCGAGGAAGTGCCGATGCCCGCCGAGGATGCGGCCACCACGCTGACCACCACCCAGTTCCGCCGCCCCGTGCTGGCCGACAACGTCTGCAATGCCAAAGCGGGCTGCCTCTATCCCAATAACGCGCGGATGCTGGTCGAGGCGCAGCGCAAGGGCTTCGGCAATGCGCTGGTGCAGGATGCGCTCGGCAATGTGGCCGAGACCGCTTCGGCCAATGTGTGGATGGTCAGGGATGGCGAGTATTTCACCCCAGTCGCCAACGGCACCTTCCTCGCGGGCCTGACCCGCAAGCGCCATATGAAGAACCTGCGCGAGGCGGGCTATACCGTCAACGAGACGGTTCTGACGCTGGAAGACTTCCGTAAAGCCGATGAGGTCTTCCTGACCGGCAACTTCTCGAAGGTGCAATATGTCAAGGCCTTCGACGATGTGAGCTATGAATACGGCCCGCTAACCCGCAAGGCGCGCGAGCTGTATATGGACTGGGCGACGAGCTGCCCGCTCTGA
- a CDS encoding nucleoside-diphosphate sugar epimerase/dehydratase, which translates to MPSLTRRLVALNQKTKFCILAVVDLMMVPLTFWLALILRFGLEEAVNTFRFTLVYLPFLLMVSVGLGSVLGMFNRKLKDFDGEAVLRSLAISVALGISSYLLSTISHVNAGLRLHILFAIVHFVATVGMRQFLYFLLVQIYRQSNVVSRIAIYGAGRTGMALAHELRNRPGMMIYAFLDDNGTLDGMNLNGVPIFSGVHADKVIERHKINRVILAMPSVSVQKQTFISKRLARLGIDVETLPAFARLTGETNLLTKLMPAGTAALLPRENLEKKISNSHTAYRGRVVMISGAGGSIGIELCRQVMTSRPSKLVLFELSEYALYQAEAEMRVLGEAIGCEIVPVLGSVCDSVHVRETLAQHRVEVVLHAAAYKHVPLVESNARVGISNNALGTAVLARAARDCGVRRFVLVSTDKAVRPSNLMGASKRFAELTVQDLAGRSQGTIYSIVRFGNVMGSSGSVIPLFKEQIARGGPVTVTDPRMTRYFMTIPEAARLVLAAGAFAEGGEVYVLDMGRPMKIVDLAAKLIDAAGFTVRSEENPEGDIEIAFTGLRPGEKLHEELMVRKGAQTTDHPKIIRVREDMLSEIEMAAALRDLREAVDLGDTAGILGVILKSVPEYVPRSLPEGSLQLRLARELREIRKDDASGTPAE; encoded by the coding sequence ATGCCTTCTTTGACACGGCGCCTCGTGGCGCTGAACCAGAAAACGAAATTCTGCATTCTGGCGGTGGTCGACCTGATGATGGTCCCGCTGACCTTCTGGCTGGCGCTTATCCTGCGCTTCGGGCTGGAGGAGGCGGTCAATACATTCCGCTTCACGCTGGTCTATCTGCCCTTCCTGCTGATGGTCAGTGTCGGTCTCGGTTCTGTGCTGGGGATGTTCAACCGCAAGCTGAAGGATTTCGATGGCGAGGCCGTGCTGCGGTCACTGGCGATTTCCGTAGCGCTCGGGATCTCTTCCTATCTCCTGTCGACCATCTCGCATGTGAATGCTGGGCTGCGGCTGCATATCCTCTTTGCCATCGTGCATTTCGTGGCGACGGTGGGGATGCGGCAATTCCTCTATTTCCTCTTGGTGCAGATCTACCGGCAGTCGAATGTCGTCAGCCGGATCGCGATCTATGGCGCGGGGCGCACCGGCATGGCGCTGGCGCATGAGCTACGCAACCGGCCCGGCATGATGATCTATGCGTTCCTTGATGATAACGGCACGCTGGACGGGATGAACCTCAACGGTGTTCCGATCTTCTCCGGGGTGCATGCCGACAAGGTTATCGAGCGTCACAAGATCAACCGTGTGATCCTCGCGATGCCGTCGGTCTCGGTGCAGAAACAGACCTTCATCTCCAAGCGTCTGGCGCGTCTGGGGATCGATGTCGAGACTCTGCCGGCCTTCGCGCGGCTGACCGGCGAGACCAATCTGCTGACCAAGCTGATGCCGGCCGGCACGGCAGCGCTTCTGCCGCGCGAGAATCTCGAGAAGAAAATCAGCAACAGTCACACCGCCTATCGCGGACGTGTGGTGATGATCTCGGGGGCGGGGGGCTCGATCGGGATCGAGCTATGCCGCCAGGTGATGACCAGCCGTCCGAGCAAACTGGTGCTGTTCGAGCTGTCCGAATATGCGCTCTATCAGGCCGAGGCCGAGATGCGGGTCCTGGGCGAGGCGATCGGCTGCGAGATCGTGCCGGTGCTGGGCTCGGTCTGCGATTCCGTGCATGTGCGCGAGACGCTGGCCCAGCATCGTGTCGAGGTGGTGCTGCATGCCGCCGCCTACAAGCACGTCCCCCTCGTCGAGAGCAATGCGCGTGTCGGGATCTCCAATAACGCGCTCGGCACCGCCGTTCTGGCACGCGCCGCCCGCGATTGCGGAGTGCGCCGTTTCGTGCTGGTCTCCACCGACAAGGCCGTGCGCCCGAGCAATCTGATGGGCGCTTCCAAACGGTTCGCCGAACTCACCGTGCAGGATCTTGCGGGCCGCTCGCAGGGCACGATCTATTCCATTGTGCGCTTCGGCAATGTGATGGGATCCTCGGGCTCGGTCATTCCGCTGTTCAAGGAGCAGATCGCGCGGGGCGGACCGGTAACGGTGACCGATCCGCGCATGACGCGCTATTTCATGACCATCCCCGAAGCGGCGCGGCTCGTGCTGGCCGCTGGAGCCTTTGCCGAGGGCGGTGAGGTCTATGTGCTGGATATGGGCCGCCCGATGAAGATCGTCGATCTGGCCGCCAAGCTGATCGATGCGGCGGGCTTCACCGTGCGCAGTGAGGAAAATCCCGAAGGTGATATCGAGATCGCCTTCACGGGTCTGCGTCCGGGCGAGAAGCTGCATGAGGAGCTGATGGTGCGCAAGGGCGCGCAGACCACGGATCACCCTAAGATCATCCGCGTGCGCGAGGATATGCTCTCCGAAATCGAGATGGCCGCCGCGCTGCGCGATCTGCGCGAGGCGGTCGATCTGGGCGATACGGCGGGTATTCTGGGCGTGATCCTGAAATCCGTGCCCGAATATGTGCCGCGCAGCCTGCCCGAGGGATCCCTACAGCTGCGCCTTGCCCGTGAATTGCGCGAAATCCGCAAAGACGACGCGAGTGGCACCCCCGCAGAATAG
- a CDS encoding polysaccharide biosynthesis/export family protein: MSLKNRRAVFLIAALVALGACTLPRGAAMRSEILKNEGKENAQFAHYEIDRAHLAQIHSWPAGAHALPPRAWLRGGASSQPGTLSAGDSVGLAVWENGDNKLLTTEGAPSVALQATQINDDGTLFVPYAGPIHVAGLTVETARERVQDALSSLLPAAQVQLSRQPGARNTADLVSGVAAPKSIDLSQRPMSVLSAITEGGGVSSSFANPQVRLLRGNSVYEISMKRLIDDPTLDTGMRRGDKLLVTEDPRYFLSMGATGKEAIVPFPRDKVSALEAITLAGGVNDSRADPKGVLILRDYPASAVGPNGPSNQRVIFSINLTTTDGLFSAQNFYLQPQDVVLATESPIVKAQTLFSLFNTTVSSAARVDNF, encoded by the coding sequence ATGAGTTTGAAAAACCGTCGCGCAGTATTTCTGATTGCGGCCCTCGTCGCCCTAGGCGCCTGCACGCTCCCGCGCGGTGCGGCCATGCGCTCTGAGATCCTCAAGAACGAAGGCAAGGAAAACGCTCAATTCGCCCATTACGAGATTGACCGTGCCCATCTCGCCCAGATCCATAGCTGGCCTGCCGGTGCCCATGCCCTGCCGCCGCGCGCATGGCTGCGGGGCGGCGCAAGCTCCCAGCCCGGCACGTTGAGCGCCGGTGACAGCGTCGGTCTGGCGGTCTGGGAAAACGGTGACAACAAGCTGCTGACAACCGAAGGCGCCCCCTCGGTGGCGCTGCAGGCCACGCAGATCAACGATGACGGGACGCTCTTTGTCCCCTATGCGGGGCCGATCCATGTGGCGGGCCTCACGGTCGAGACCGCCCGCGAGCGGGTGCAGGACGCGCTCAGCTCGCTCCTTCCCGCCGCACAGGTCCAGCTCTCGCGCCAGCCCGGTGCACGCAACACCGCCGATCTGGTCAGCGGTGTGGCCGCACCCAAATCCATCGATCTGTCGCAACGTCCGATGAGCGTGTTGTCGGCCATCACTGAGGGCGGCGGGGTGTCGTCATCCTTCGCCAACCCGCAGGTGCGTCTGCTGCGCGGCAACTCGGTCTATGAAATCTCGATGAAGCGCCTGATCGACGATCCCACGCTCGACACCGGCATGCGCCGAGGCGACAAACTGCTGGTGACCGAAGATCCGCGCTATTTCCTCTCGATGGGCGCCACCGGCAAGGAAGCCATCGTGCCCTTCCCGCGTGACAAGGTTTCCGCGCTCGAGGCGATCACCCTTGCAGGCGGCGTCAATGACAGCCGCGCCGACCCGAAAGGCGTGCTGATCCTGCGCGACTATCCGGCCAGTGCCGTGGGCCCCAACGGTCCGTCGAACCAGCGGGTGATCTTCTCGATCAACCTGACCACAACGGATGGCCTCTTCTCGGCACAGAACTTCTATCTGCAGCCGCAGGATGTGGTTCTGGCCACCGAAAGCCCGATCGTGAAGGCCCAGACGCTGTTCAGCCTGTTCAACACGACGGTCTCCTCGGCGGCCCGCGTCGACAACTTCTGA
- a CDS encoding sugar transferase: MTFGKRLFDLVLALLLAPILLTLIAIVLVTLAFTEGRPYFYVAERMKSPTESFRLWKFRTMSLVESDSGVSGGNKAARITRIGRILRKTRGDELPQLWNIFKGDLSFVGPRAPLREYVERFPAIYGEVLKSRPGATGLASLYYHRHEEWLLSQCDTPEETDRVYCETCIPAKAKLDLMYQKHRSVCFDARIVYDTIKKVLD; encoded by the coding sequence ATGACATTCGGCAAACGCCTCTTTGATCTGGTGCTTGCGCTTTTGCTCGCACCGATCCTGCTGACGCTGATCGCGATCGTGCTGGTTACCTTGGCCTTTACCGAAGGGCGGCCCTATTTCTACGTTGCCGAGCGGATGAAAAGCCCGACCGAGAGCTTCCGGCTCTGGAAATTCCGCACGATGAGCCTCGTGGAGAGCGATAGCGGGGTCTCGGGGGGCAACAAGGCGGCACGGATCACCCGAATCGGACGGATCCTGCGCAAGACCCGTGGCGACGAGCTGCCCCAGCTATGGAATATCTTCAAAGGTGATCTGAGCTTCGTCGGTCCGCGCGCACCGCTGCGCGAATATGTCGAGCGGTTTCCCGCCATCTATGGCGAGGTGCTCAAATCCCGCCCCGGCGCGACGGGTTTGGCCTCGCTCTACTACCATCGCCATGAAGAATGGCTGCTTTCCCAATGTGATACGCCAGAGGAGACCGATCGTGTCTATTGCGAGACCTGCATTCCGGCCAAAGCAAAGCTGGATCTTATGTATCAAAAACATCGCTCCGTCTGCTTCGATGCCCGAATTGTCTATGATACGATCAAAAAAGTTCTCGACTGA
- a CDS encoding NAD(P)-dependent oxidoreductase: MADNFSTQPALAQPAALAQRPVRVLAVGATGRLGRLLVPAWRSSAFGLTSGLELALQARSEGKGADILFDPLADSVDFRRAAEAADVVLCLAGVTPGQDVEMGLNVTLAQAACEAGKATERPVILASSAAVYGRGSADLPLAEDGPLAPLSDYGRAKVAMEEMARGYARTCCLRIGNVAGADALLGAEAPAAGRVLDMFGGMADKPHGPLRSYIGPVTLAQALARLARFLAAGARVPEILNMAEPDLVSMDALLRAAGEPFTPRPAPAEAIERVELDVSRAVALGLVPERPVEATRLVAELRQLRGDLR, encoded by the coding sequence TTGGCAGATAATTTTTCGACCCAGCCCGCCCTCGCGCAACCTGCCGCTCTGGCGCAGCGTCCCGTCAGGGTGCTGGCTGTTGGCGCGACCGGACGGCTGGGGCGGCTCCTTGTGCCGGCATGGCGCTCTTCGGCCTTCGGCCTGACCTCGGGGCTCGAACTTGCGCTGCAGGCACGCAGCGAGGGGAAGGGGGCCGATATTCTCTTTGATCCACTGGCAGATAGCGTCGATTTCCGCCGCGCGGCCGAGGCTGCGGATGTGGTGCTGTGTCTGGCGGGTGTGACGCCGGGACAGGACGTGGAAATGGGGCTCAATGTGACGCTCGCGCAGGCTGCCTGCGAGGCGGGAAAGGCCACGGAACGGCCGGTCATTCTGGCCTCTTCGGCGGCGGTCTATGGGCGGGGCTCCGCCGATCTGCCGCTTGCCGAGGATGGGCCGCTCGCGCCCCTGTCCGATTACGGCCGTGCCAAGGTCGCAATGGAGGAAATGGCACGCGGATATGCGCGGACCTGCTGTCTGCGCATCGGGAATGTGGCGGGGGCGGATGCGCTTCTGGGGGCCGAGGCTCCCGCGGCGGGGCGCGTGCTCGATATGTTCGGGGGCATGGCGGATAAGCCGCACGGGCCGCTGCGGAGCTATATCGGGCCGGTGACGCTGGCGCAGGCGCTTGCGCGGCTCGCGCGATTCCTGGCGGCGGGCGCGCGCGTGCCCGAAATCCTCAACATGGCCGAACCCGATCTGGTGTCGATGGACGCGCTGCTGCGTGCGGCGGGCGAGCCGTTCACCCCGCGTCCGGCACCGGCCGAGGCCATCGAACGGGTCGAGCTGGATGTCAGTCGGGCGGTGGCGCTGGGGCTTGTGCCCGAGCGCCCCGTCGAGGCCACGCGACTGGTGGCCGAACTTCGTCAATTGCGTGGAGATCTTCGATGA
- the msrA gene encoding peptide-methionine (S)-S-oxide reductase MsrA, protein MKLSRIPSINEALPGREMPMPVTQPHFVTGRDLEAPVPAGMQRAMFGMGCFWGVERLFWQLDGVWLTMVGYAGGHTPNPTYEEVCSGLTGHNEVVGLIYDPKTISYEALLRVFWEGHDPTQGMRQGNDRGTQYRSGVYTFSPEQARAAEESRTVYAAKLAQAGHGAITTEIYPAPPFYYAEDYHQQYLAKNPRGYCGIGGTGVSCPIGLAV, encoded by the coding sequence ATGAAACTCAGCCGCATTCCATCCATCAACGAGGCCCTGCCGGGGCGCGAGATGCCGATGCCCGTCACCCAACCGCATTTCGTCACCGGACGCGATCTCGAGGCTCCCGTGCCCGCGGGAATGCAGCGCGCCATGTTCGGCATGGGATGTTTCTGGGGCGTCGAGCGGCTCTTCTGGCAGCTGGACGGGGTCTGGCTCACCATGGTGGGCTATGCGGGCGGTCATACGCCCAATCCGACCTACGAGGAGGTCTGTTCCGGCCTGACCGGCCATAACGAGGTGGTTGGCCTGATCTATGACCCCAAAACGATCTCTTACGAGGCGCTTTTGCGGGTATTCTGGGAAGGCCATGACCCGACGCAGGGCATGCGGCAGGGCAATGACCGCGGCACACAATACCGCTCGGGCGTCTATACCTTCAGCCCCGAACAGGCCAGAGCCGCCGAGGAAAGCCGCACCGTCTATGCGGCCAAGCTGGCGCAGGCCGGCCACGGGGCGATCACCACCGAGATCTATCCCGCACCGCCCTTCTACTATGCCGAAGACTACCACCAGCAATATCTGGCCAAGAACCCGCGTGGCTATTGCGGCATTGGCGGCACTGGGGTCTCTTGTCCCATCGGACTTGCGGTCTGA
- a CDS encoding universal stress protein — protein sequence MRKFLVVLDDTRECLNAMRFAAMRASHTGGGVTIISVIPPEEYQHWMGVAELMREEARERIEAHFEVFAKWMRDRQGVNPELVIREGEPAKEIFKLVEDDPEIGVLVLGAGSGKGGPGPLVTQMTKIAGTLPFPLTIVPGDMSKEKLEQIT from the coding sequence ATGCGCAAATTCCTTGTCGTGCTCGATGATACCCGCGAATGCCTGAACGCGATGCGTTTTGCGGCAATGCGCGCCAGCCACACGGGTGGCGGCGTGACCATCATCTCGGTGATCCCGCCAGAGGAATACCAGCACTGGATGGGGGTGGCCGAGCTGATGCGCGAGGAAGCCCGCGAGCGGATCGAGGCACATTTCGAGGTCTTCGCAAAATGGATGCGCGACCGTCAGGGGGTGAACCCCGAGCTGGTGATCCGCGAAGGGGAACCGGCTAAGGAAATCTTCAAACTGGTCGAGGATGACCCCGAGATCGGCGTTCTGGTTCTGGGCGCGGGTTCGGGCAAGGGCGGCCCCGGTCCGCTGGTGACGCAGATGACCAAGATCGCCGGAACCCTGCCCTTCCCGCTGACCATCGTGCCGGGCGATATGTCGAAGGAAAAGCTCGAACAGATCACCTGA
- the truA gene encoding tRNA pseudouridine(38-40) synthase TruA gives MPRYALKIEYDGKPFAGWQRQADQPSVQGAIEAALARLEPREHTIAAAGRTDAGVHATAQVATFDLEKDWDAFRLSEALNFHLKPAPVAILKAAKVADDFHARFSAVERQYLFRLVVRRAPMTHEAGQVWRVRNPLDLHAMREGAAHLVGLHDFTTFRSSICQAKSPVKTIDEITIEERPIPHGQEFRFFLRARSFLHNQVRSIVGTLEKVGSGAWAPDQVKDALEACDRAACGPVCPPQGLYLCGVGYPQDPFTD, from the coding sequence ATGCCCAGATATGCTCTCAAGATCGAATATGACGGCAAGCCCTTCGCGGGCTGGCAAAGACAGGCCGACCAGCCCTCGGTGCAAGGCGCCATCGAGGCGGCACTGGCACGACTGGAACCACGCGAGCACACGATTGCGGCGGCAGGCCGCACCGATGCCGGCGTGCATGCCACCGCGCAGGTTGCGACCTTCGATCTTGAAAAGGACTGGGATGCGTTCCGGCTCTCCGAGGCGCTGAACTTCCATCTGAAGCCCGCCCCCGTGGCCATCCTGAAAGCCGCAAAGGTGGCCGACGATTTCCACGCCCGTTTTAGTGCCGTAGAGCGGCAATATCTCTTTCGGCTCGTGGTGCGGCGCGCACCGATGACGCATGAGGCCGGTCAGGTCTGGCGGGTGCGCAACCCGCTCGATCTCCACGCCATGCGCGAGGGGGCCGCCCATCTGGTGGGCCTGCATGATTTCACCACCTTCCGCAGTTCGATCTGTCAGGCAAAATCGCCGGTAAAGACGATCGACGAGATCACCATCGAGGAACGCCCCATACCGCATGGGCAGGAATTCCGCTTCTTCCTGCGCGCCCGCAGCTTCCTGCATAATCAGGTGCGCTCGATTGTGGGGACGCTGGAAAAGGTCGGCAGCGGCGCATGGGCGCCCGATCAGGTGAAAGACGCGCTCGAGGCCTGCGACCGGGCGGCCTGTGGCCCCGTCTGCCCGCCTCAGGGGCTCTACCTGTGTGGCGTGGGCTACCCGCAGGACCCCTTCACGGACTGA